One stretch of Streptomyces sp. A2-16 DNA includes these proteins:
- a CDS encoding glycoside hydrolase family 38 C-terminal domain-containing protein produces the protein MHDERRRIEERVQRAHDQRIKPAIYAATVPFEVEAWQAPGEPVSFEEAAAARYTPFAMDTPWGPPWGTTWFRMRGQVPAEWAGKRVEAVIDLGFVGDWPGNQAEALVHLPDGRPLKAVNPLNQYVPVANPATGGEQIDYLVEAASNPDILKDNFSKITPMGDKLTAGSAPLYTFQRADLAILDENVWHLDLDLQVLRELMVHLPDHEPRRHEILHALDRAMDALDLDDVAGSAAAVREVLAPVLAKPANASAHTISGVGHAHIDSAWLWPIRETKRKTSRTFSNVTSLADEYDDFIFACSQAQQYEWVRDNYPHVWARIQDSVKKGQWAPVGGMWVEADGNLPGGEAMARQLIHGKRFFIEHFGIETKGVWLPDSFGYTAAYPQLAKLAGNDWFLTQKISWNQTNKFPHHTFWWEGIDGTRIFTHFPPVDTYNARFSGEEMDRAVRNYSEKGGGRRSLAPFGWGDGGGGPTREIMERARRLADLEGSPKVVVEHPDDFFAQARAEYPDAPVWVGELYLELHRATYTSQARTKQGNRRSEHKLREAELWATTAALHAPGYSYPYEKLDRLWKTVLLHQFHDILPGSSIAWVHREAEAEYARVAEELEALTAEAVVALGAGGTRAFNTSPFDRAEVVRTGDRALAYIEVPANGSAALTGAEPARPVGVSGRTLDNGLVRVEVAEDGTLSSVFDLRAGREVLGDKGNLLRLHTDLPNYWDAWDIDSHYKNRYTDLLEPTSVEVVSEDPLLGAIRVTRAFGKGSTITQTITLRAGSPRIDFETDIDWHEAEKILKAAFPVDVRAAHSSAEIQFGHIQRPTHTNTSWEAARFEVSGHRWVHVGEPGYGVAVLNDSTYGHDVSRTVREDGGTTTTVRLSLVRAPRIPDPEADQGTHRFTYSLLPGASIEETVAEGYSLNLPLRVADAAGAPEPVVSVDGQGVTVEAVKLADDGSGDVVVRLYESGGGRASGVLRTGFPLAGARITDLLERPLETAPVEDGGVAVQLRPFQVLTLRLSRAGVS, from the coding sequence ATGCACGACGAACGCCGCCGCATCGAGGAGCGCGTCCAGCGCGCCCACGACCAGCGCATCAAGCCCGCGATCTACGCGGCCACCGTCCCCTTCGAGGTCGAGGCCTGGCAGGCGCCCGGCGAGCCGGTCTCCTTCGAGGAGGCCGCGGCCGCCCGGTACACCCCGTTCGCGATGGACACCCCGTGGGGCCCGCCCTGGGGCACCACCTGGTTCCGGATGCGCGGACAGGTGCCCGCCGAGTGGGCCGGAAAGCGCGTCGAGGCCGTCATCGACCTCGGCTTCGTCGGCGACTGGCCCGGCAACCAGGCCGAGGCCCTGGTCCACCTGCCCGACGGCCGCCCCCTGAAGGCCGTGAACCCGCTCAACCAGTACGTGCCCGTCGCCAACCCGGCGACCGGCGGCGAGCAGATCGACTACCTGGTCGAGGCGGCCTCCAACCCGGACATCCTCAAGGACAACTTCTCCAAGATCACGCCGATGGGCGACAAGCTCACGGCCGGCTCTGCGCCGCTCTACACCTTCCAGCGCGCCGACCTCGCGATCCTCGACGAGAACGTCTGGCACCTCGACCTGGACCTCCAGGTGCTGCGCGAGCTCATGGTCCACCTCCCCGACCACGAGCCCCGCCGCCACGAGATCCTGCACGCCCTGGACCGGGCCATGGACGCCCTCGACCTGGACGACGTGGCCGGCAGCGCGGCCGCCGTCCGCGAGGTACTGGCGCCGGTGCTGGCCAAGCCCGCCAACGCCAGCGCGCACACCATCTCCGGTGTCGGTCACGCGCACATCGACTCCGCGTGGCTGTGGCCCATCCGCGAGACCAAGCGCAAGACGTCCCGCACCTTCTCCAACGTCACCTCGCTCGCCGACGAGTACGACGACTTCATCTTCGCCTGCTCCCAGGCCCAGCAGTACGAATGGGTGCGCGACAACTACCCGCACGTGTGGGCCCGCATCCAGGACTCCGTGAAGAAGGGCCAGTGGGCCCCGGTCGGCGGCATGTGGGTCGAGGCCGACGGCAACCTGCCCGGCGGCGAGGCCATGGCCCGCCAGCTCATCCACGGCAAGCGGTTCTTCATCGAGCACTTCGGCATCGAGACCAAGGGCGTCTGGCTCCCGGACTCCTTCGGCTACACCGCCGCCTACCCGCAGCTCGCCAAGCTCGCCGGCAACGACTGGTTCCTCACCCAGAAGATCTCCTGGAACCAGACCAACAAGTTCCCCCACCACACCTTCTGGTGGGAGGGCATCGACGGCACCCGCATCTTCACCCACTTCCCGCCCGTCGACACCTACAACGCCCGCTTCAGCGGCGAGGAGATGGACCGCGCGGTCCGCAACTACTCGGAGAAGGGCGGCGGCCGGCGCTCCCTGGCCCCCTTCGGCTGGGGCGACGGCGGCGGCGGCCCCACCCGCGAGATCATGGAGCGCGCCCGGCGCCTCGCCGACCTGGAGGGTTCGCCCAAGGTCGTCGTCGAGCACCCCGACGACTTCTTCGCCCAGGCCCGCGCCGAGTACCCTGACGCCCCGGTCTGGGTCGGCGAGCTCTACCTGGAGCTGCACCGCGCCACCTACACCTCCCAGGCCCGCACCAAGCAGGGCAACCGCCGCTCCGAGCACAAGCTGCGCGAGGCCGAGCTGTGGGCGACCACGGCCGCGCTGCACGCGCCCGGCTACTCCTACCCGTACGAGAAGCTGGACCGCCTGTGGAAGACGGTCCTGCTGCACCAGTTCCACGACATCCTGCCGGGCTCCTCGATCGCCTGGGTGCACCGCGAGGCCGAGGCCGAGTACGCCCGGGTCGCCGAGGAACTGGAGGCGCTGACCGCCGAGGCGGTGGTCGCGCTGGGCGCCGGTGGCACCCGGGCCTTCAACACCAGCCCGTTCGACCGGGCCGAGGTGGTCCGCACCGGCGACCGGGCCCTGGCGTACATCGAGGTCCCCGCGAACGGCAGCGCGGCGCTCACCGGTGCCGAGCCGGCCCGGCCGGTCGGTGTGTCCGGGCGGACCCTCGACAACGGCCTGGTGCGCGTGGAGGTGGCCGAGGACGGCACGCTGTCCTCCGTGTTCGACCTGCGGGCCGGGCGCGAGGTCCTGGGCGACAAGGGCAACCTGCTGCGGCTGCACACCGACCTCCCGAACTACTGGGACGCCTGGGACATCGACAGCCACTACAAGAACCGCTACACGGACCTGCTGGAGCCCACCTCGGTCGAGGTCGTCTCCGAGGACCCGCTGCTGGGCGCGATCCGTGTGACCCGGGCCTTCGGCAAGGGCTCGACGATCACCCAGACCATCACCCTGCGCGCCGGCAGCCCCCGGATCGACTTCGAGACCGACATCGACTGGCACGAGGCCGAGAAGATCCTCAAGGCCGCGTTCCCGGTGGACGTGCGGGCCGCGCACTCCTCCGCGGAGATCCAGTTCGGTCACATCCAGCGCCCCACGCACACCAACACCAGCTGGGAGGCGGCCCGTTTCGAGGTCTCCGGCCACCGCTGGGTGCACGTCGGCGAACCGGGCTACGGCGTCGCGGTCCTCAACGACTCCACCTACGGCCACGACGTCTCCCGTACGGTCCGCGAGGACGGCGGTACGACGACCACGGTCCGGCTCAGCCTGGTCCGCGCCCCGCGCATCCCGGACCCCGAGGCCGACCAGGGCACGCACCGCTTCACCTACTCGCTGCTGCCCGGCGCGAGCATCGAGGAGACCGTCGCCGAGGGCTACTCGCTCAACCTGCCGCTGCGGGTGGCGGACGCGGCCGGTGCCCCCGAGCCGGTCGTCTCGGTCGACGGCCAGGGCGTGACGGTCGAGGCGGTCAAGCTCGCCGACGACGGATCCGGTGACGTCGTGGTCCGTCTCTACGAGTCGGGCGGCGGCCGCGCGAGCGGTGTGCTGCGCACCGGGTTCCCGCTGGCCGGCGCCCGGATCACCGACCTGCTGGAGCGCCCGCTGGAGACCGCTCCCGTGGAGGACGGCGGCGTCGCCGTCCAGCTGCGCCCCTTCCAGGTGCTGACGCTCCGCCTGTCCCGTGCCGGGGTGAGCTGA
- a CDS encoding alpha/beta hydrolase, whose protein sequence is MVDDPRRRPVRAVRLRSVADGELELRYCVVHGYRRAFRMAGEGPPLVLIHGIGDSSATWAELIPDLARTHTVIAPDLLGHGNSDKPRADYSVAAYANGVRDLLTTLGIESATLVGHSLGGGVAMQFAYQFPERTERLILVSAGGVGQEVNPVLRLVSLPGAHLVLSSLRLPGMRFQVGLAVRLMKLLDTDLGQDAPDLLNLVDALPDETSRNAFIRTLRAVVDWRGQVVTMLDRCYLTEGMPTMLLWGDRDSVVPVRHAFGAHEAMPGSRLEIFEGAGHFPFHSDPARFVALVEEFTATTAPADWSREHWRELLREGGPGSTGARVGERELREASERSAT, encoded by the coding sequence GTGGTCGACGACCCGCGCCGGCGCCCGGTGCGCGCCGTCCGGCTGCGCTCGGTGGCCGACGGAGAACTGGAGCTGCGCTACTGCGTGGTGCACGGCTACCGCCGTGCCTTCCGCATGGCGGGCGAGGGGCCGCCCCTCGTCCTCATCCACGGCATCGGCGACTCCTCGGCCACCTGGGCCGAGCTGATCCCGGACCTCGCCCGGACCCACACCGTGATCGCCCCGGACCTGCTCGGCCACGGCAACTCCGACAAGCCGCGCGCCGACTACTCGGTGGCCGCGTACGCCAACGGCGTCCGTGATCTGCTCACCACCCTCGGCATCGAGTCGGCCACCCTGGTCGGGCACTCGCTGGGCGGGGGAGTGGCCATGCAGTTCGCGTACCAGTTCCCCGAGCGCACCGAGCGGCTCATCCTGGTCAGCGCGGGCGGGGTGGGCCAGGAGGTCAATCCCGTGCTGCGGCTGGTGTCCCTGCCCGGCGCCCATCTCGTGCTGTCCTCGCTGCGGCTGCCCGGCATGCGCTTCCAAGTGGGCCTCGCCGTCCGGCTGATGAAGCTCCTGGACACCGACCTGGGCCAGGACGCGCCGGATCTGCTGAACCTCGTCGACGCCCTCCCCGACGAGACCTCCCGCAACGCCTTCATCCGCACCCTGCGCGCGGTCGTCGACTGGCGCGGCCAGGTCGTCACCATGCTCGACCGCTGCTACCTCACCGAGGGCATGCCGACCATGCTCCTGTGGGGCGACCGCGACAGCGTGGTGCCCGTCCGGCACGCCTTCGGGGCGCACGAGGCGATGCCCGGCAGCCGTCTGGAGATCTTCGAGGGCGCGGGCCACTTCCCGTTCCACAGCGACCCCGCCCGCTTCGTGGCCCTGGTCGAGGAGTTCACCGCCACGACCGCCCCGGCGGACTGGAGCCGGGAGCACTGGAGGGAGCTGCTGCGGGAGGGCGGCCCGGGCAGCACGGGGGCGCGTGTGGGGGAGCGGGAGCTGAGGGAGGCCAGCGAGCGCAGCGCGACCTGA
- a CDS encoding alpha-L-fucosidase, whose protein sequence is MPMQPWFTDAKLGIFIHWGIYAVDGVQESWSFYDDIVPHDRYMSQLERFTGAAYDPRAWADLFARAGARYAVLTTRHHDGVALWDTEYGDLNLGKDYVGPYAEALREKDLKVGFYYSHSDWNHPDYASTRKPGRPPELEDNRYSEVAAEDEDLQAWERFIAYRDGQITELASRYRPDLMWFDGEWDRSEEQWRIPELAALIRSYVPDVVFNARMLSEGDYATPEQGAPIEPPAGPWELCLTINDSWGYQHQDHNHKSLAQLIRYFTETIGGGGNLLLDVGPMEDGTIPAPQVERLEGLGEWIRKHSEAVYGTVRGLPAGHHYGPSTLSADGRTLYLVLFDAPRAEIGLRGLVTPVRRVTVLGTGRELGHRVVGGLHEAVGIVWIDPPAEADLDPYATVLKVELDGEAELYRGAGRF, encoded by the coding sequence ATGCCCATGCAACCCTGGTTCACCGACGCCAAGTTGGGGATCTTCATCCACTGGGGCATCTATGCCGTGGACGGCGTGCAGGAGTCCTGGTCGTTCTACGACGACATCGTCCCGCACGACCGGTACATGTCCCAGCTGGAGCGGTTCACGGGCGCCGCGTACGACCCGCGCGCCTGGGCCGACCTGTTCGCCCGTGCGGGAGCCAGGTACGCGGTGCTGACGACCCGTCACCACGACGGCGTGGCGCTGTGGGACACCGAGTACGGCGACCTCAACCTCGGCAAGGACTACGTCGGCCCCTACGCCGAGGCCCTGCGCGAGAAGGACCTCAAGGTCGGCTTCTACTACTCCCACTCCGACTGGAACCACCCGGACTACGCCTCCACGCGCAAGCCGGGCCGCCCGCCGGAGCTGGAGGACAACCGCTACTCCGAGGTGGCCGCCGAGGACGAGGACCTTCAGGCCTGGGAGCGGTTCATCGCCTACCGGGACGGCCAGATCACCGAGCTGGCCTCCCGCTACCGGCCCGACCTGATGTGGTTCGACGGCGAGTGGGACCGCAGCGAGGAGCAGTGGCGCATCCCCGAACTCGCCGCGCTCATCCGGTCGTACGTGCCGGACGTCGTCTTCAACGCGCGCATGCTCAGCGAGGGCGACTACGCCACCCCCGAACAGGGCGCTCCCATCGAACCGCCCGCCGGGCCCTGGGAGTTGTGCCTGACGATCAACGACTCGTGGGGTTACCAGCACCAGGACCACAACCACAAGTCGCTCGCCCAGCTGATCCGCTACTTCACCGAGACCATCGGCGGGGGCGGCAACCTGCTGCTGGACGTCGGCCCGATGGAGGACGGGACCATTCCCGCGCCCCAGGTGGAGCGCCTCGAGGGCCTGGGGGAGTGGATCCGCAAACACTCCGAGGCCGTGTACGGGACCGTGCGCGGGCTGCCCGCCGGGCACCACTACGGGCCCAGCACCCTGTCCGCGGACGGCCGGACGCTCTACCTGGTCCTCTTCGACGCGCCGCGCGCCGAGATCGGGCTGCGCGGACTGGTCACCCCGGTCCGCCGGGTCACCGTCCTCGGCACCGGCAGGGAACTGGGCCACCGGGTGGTCGGCGGACTCCACGAGGCCGTGGGCATCGTGTGGATCGACCCGCCGGCCGAGGCCGACCTCGATCCGTACGCCACGGTGCTCAAGGTCGAACTGGACGGGGAAGCGGAGCTGTACCGGGGGGCGGGCCGGTTCTGA
- a CDS encoding ATP-grasp domain-containing protein: MLSRVRVWLNRTYAENVFFMDQLRRNPSDRAVEIHATHGDADSPVLAAADTAELEPEGLSPAAYVEFALDQCQRRGIDVFVPRLHQAAIVAHRADFTAIGTALLAPPPEAVAVFHDKVIAYEAVQAVGVPVPPWWRVRTADELVAAVEELEADGHKACFKPASGAGGVGFRVVTRAPFSLAHLNGFPSPYVPLDMVVEALEQADEQVDWLVMPRLEQPEVSVDTLTGTDNRVRLAIGRTKNGRRRGFTLDERWLEPARLIAEGFGLHYLSNIQFRMLGDRPVLMDVNTRPAGGLHQLSLCGVNVPWAAVQLALGEDTGVIEPPFLGQDYTVVSGPRQLRPVSVQHQRELPEPLPAVPAPAAAEPVVVEAAAQVLPL; the protein is encoded by the coding sequence ATGCTCTCTCGCGTACGCGTCTGGCTCAACCGCACGTACGCGGAGAACGTGTTCTTCATGGATCAGTTGCGGCGAAATCCCAGCGACAGAGCCGTCGAGATCCACGCGACGCACGGGGACGCGGACTCTCCCGTGCTGGCCGCCGCCGACACCGCCGAGCTGGAGCCGGAGGGGCTGTCCCCGGCCGCCTACGTCGAGTTCGCCCTCGACCAGTGCCAGCGGCGTGGCATCGACGTGTTCGTGCCCCGGCTGCACCAGGCGGCGATCGTCGCCCACCGCGCCGACTTCACCGCGATCGGCACGGCGCTGCTCGCACCGCCCCCGGAGGCCGTCGCCGTCTTCCACGACAAGGTGATCGCCTACGAGGCGGTCCAGGCGGTCGGCGTCCCGGTGCCGCCGTGGTGGCGGGTGCGGACCGCGGACGAGCTGGTCGCGGCCGTGGAGGAGCTGGAGGCCGACGGCCACAAGGCCTGCTTCAAGCCCGCGTCCGGTGCGGGCGGGGTCGGCTTCCGGGTCGTCACGCGCGCCCCCTTCTCGCTCGCGCACCTCAACGGCTTCCCCAGCCCGTACGTGCCGCTGGACATGGTCGTCGAGGCGCTGGAGCAGGCCGACGAGCAGGTGGACTGGCTGGTCATGCCGCGTCTCGAGCAGCCGGAGGTGTCGGTGGACACCCTCACCGGGACCGACAACCGGGTGCGGCTGGCGATCGGCCGCACGAAGAACGGACGTCGTCGCGGGTTCACGCTGGACGAGCGGTGGCTGGAGCCGGCGCGGCTGATCGCCGAGGGGTTCGGTCTGCACTATCTGTCCAACATCCAGTTCCGGATGCTCGGTGACCGGCCCGTGCTGATGGATGTGAACACGCGTCCGGCGGGCGGGCTGCACCAGCTGTCCCTCTGCGGAGTCAACGTGCCGTGGGCCGCGGTGCAGTTGGCGCTCGGGGAGGACACCGGGGTGATCGAACCGCCGTTCCTCGGGCAGGACTACACGGTGGTGTCGGGGCCGCGGCAGCTTCGGCCCGTGTCCGTGCAGCATCAGCGGGAGCTCCCCGAGCCCTTGCCCGCGGTGCCCGCGCCTGCGGCCGCCGAGCCCGTGGTCGTCGAGGCAGCGGCTCAGGTGCTGCCGCTCTAG
- a CDS encoding metallophosphoesterase, whose translation MSGAGAARLLAVSDLHIGYPENRSLVERMRPDSDDDWLLVAGDVAETVADVRWALQTLAGRFRQVVWAPGNHELWTHPKDPVTLRGAARYEHLVAMCRELGVLTPEDPYPVWDGPGGPLAVAPLFLLYDYSFLPAGCTTKEQGLEYAHGTGIVCNDEFLLHPDPYPTREAWCRARVAETERRLAALPDDLPTVLVNHYPLDRHPTDVLWYPEFAMWCGTALTADWHRRFRVETMVYGHLHIPRTTWHEGVRFEEVSVGYPREWRKRPEPPGRLRRIVPREVGAL comes from the coding sequence ATGTCTGGGGCCGGCGCCGCACGACTACTGGCCGTCAGCGACCTGCACATCGGTTACCCCGAGAACCGCTCGCTCGTCGAGCGGATGCGCCCCGACAGCGACGACGACTGGCTCCTGGTGGCCGGTGACGTCGCCGAGACCGTGGCCGACGTCCGCTGGGCCCTGCAGACCCTCGCCGGCCGCTTCCGCCAGGTCGTCTGGGCCCCCGGCAACCACGAACTGTGGACCCACCCCAAGGACCCTGTCACCCTGCGCGGGGCCGCCCGCTACGAGCATCTCGTCGCGATGTGCCGGGAACTGGGCGTCCTCACCCCCGAGGACCCCTACCCGGTCTGGGACGGCCCCGGCGGCCCCCTCGCCGTCGCCCCGCTGTTCCTGCTGTACGACTACTCCTTCCTGCCCGCCGGGTGCACCACCAAGGAGCAGGGCCTGGAGTACGCGCACGGCACCGGCATCGTCTGCAACGACGAGTTCCTGCTGCACCCCGACCCCTATCCGACCCGCGAGGCCTGGTGCCGGGCCCGGGTCGCCGAGACCGAGCGCAGACTCGCCGCGCTCCCCGACGACCTGCCCACCGTCCTGGTGAACCACTACCCGCTGGACCGGCACCCGACGGACGTCCTGTGGTACCCCGAGTTCGCGATGTGGTGCGGCACCGCACTGACCGCCGACTGGCACCGCAGGTTCCGTGTCGAGACGATGGTCTACGGCCATCTGCACATCCCGCGGACCACCTGGCACGAGGGCGTCCGCTTCGAGGAGGTGTCGGTGGGCTATCCGCGGGAGTGGCGCAAGCGCCCGGAGCCGCCCGGACGGTTGCGCCGGATCGTGCCCAGGGAGGTCGGTGCGCTGTGA
- a CDS encoding carbohydrate binding domain-containing protein has product MRNPLRRSRLLALLGSAALALVGAVALPGTAQAANVLTNPGFESGALSPWSCTGNLGSVVSSPVHGGSKALQGAVSSSDIAKCSQTVSVRPNTSYSLSGWVRGSYVYLGVDGGSSTWTSSPSAYSLLTTSFTTGASQTSATVYVHGWYAQGTYQADDISLDGPGGGGSDSQAPSAPGSLRSTGKTSSSVSLAWNASSDNVGVTAYDIYSGSNQVLTVSGTSATVSGLAASTSYTFTVKARDAAGNSSAASNAVSVTTEAGGGGGTGFKQAAPYLYLGWGDPPSATSVMSATGIKWFTMAFVLSSGGCNPAWDGSRPLTGGNDQSVINSIRSAGGDIVPSIGGWSGNKLGPNCSTPEALAGAYQKVIDAYGLKAIDVDIENTDEFENATVQDRILGALKIVKANNPGLRTILTFGTSTTGPTYWGNRLIEQAKALNANIDVFTIMPFDFGGGSDMYGNTVNASEGLKTKLKSTFGWDDATAYAHIGISGMNGLSDQQELTSTAIWTQIRDWANSRHIARLAFWSVNRDRPCPGGGVTSNCSGISQSNWQFTSITAGFTG; this is encoded by the coding sequence GTGCGCAACCCACTCAGACGTTCCAGACTTCTCGCTCTGCTCGGTTCCGCGGCCCTCGCGCTCGTCGGTGCCGTCGCTCTGCCCGGTACGGCCCAGGCGGCCAACGTCCTGACCAACCCCGGCTTCGAGTCGGGGGCCCTGTCGCCCTGGTCCTGCACCGGGAATCTCGGGTCGGTCGTCTCCTCTCCCGTGCACGGCGGCTCCAAGGCGCTTCAGGGCGCGGTGAGTTCGAGTGACATAGCCAAGTGCAGCCAGACCGTCTCCGTGCGGCCGAACACCTCGTACAGCCTCAGCGGCTGGGTGCGCGGCAGCTATGTGTACCTGGGCGTGGACGGCGGTTCGTCCACCTGGACGTCGTCGCCCTCGGCGTACAGCCTGCTCACCACCTCCTTCACCACCGGGGCCTCGCAGACCAGCGCCACCGTCTATGTCCACGGGTGGTACGCGCAGGGCACCTACCAGGCCGACGACATCAGCCTCGACGGGCCCGGCGGCGGTGGTTCGGACTCGCAGGCGCCGAGCGCGCCCGGCAGCCTGAGGTCCACCGGGAAGACCTCCTCCAGCGTGTCGCTGGCATGGAACGCCTCGTCCGACAACGTCGGGGTGACGGCGTACGACATCTACAGCGGGTCCAACCAGGTGCTCACCGTCTCCGGGACGAGTGCCACCGTGAGCGGGCTCGCGGCCAGTACCTCCTACACCTTCACCGTGAAGGCGCGGGACGCGGCCGGGAACTCCTCCGCGGCCTCCAACGCGGTGTCCGTGACGACGGAGGCGGGCGGCGGTGGCGGGACCGGGTTCAAGCAGGCCGCGCCCTATCTCTACCTCGGCTGGGGCGACCCGCCGAGCGCGACCTCGGTGATGAGCGCGACCGGGATCAAGTGGTTCACGATGGCGTTCGTCCTCTCCTCCGGTGGCTGCAACCCGGCCTGGGACGGCAGCAGGCCGCTGACCGGCGGCAACGACCAGTCCGTCATCAACTCGATCCGGTCCGCGGGCGGTGACATCGTCCCCTCGATCGGCGGCTGGAGCGGCAACAAGCTCGGGCCGAACTGCTCGACCCCCGAAGCGCTGGCCGGCGCCTACCAGAAGGTGATCGACGCCTACGGGCTCAAGGCCATCGACGTCGACATCGAGAACACGGACGAGTTCGAGAACGCGACCGTGCAGGACCGGATCCTGGGCGCCCTGAAGATCGTCAAGGCCAACAACCCGGGCCTGCGGACCATCCTCACCTTCGGCACCTCGACGACCGGCCCGACCTACTGGGGCAACCGGCTGATCGAGCAGGCCAAGGCGCTGAACGCGAACATCGACGTCTTCACGATCATGCCGTTCGACTTCGGCGGCGGCTCCGACATGTACGGCAACACCGTGAACGCGTCGGAGGGGCTGAAGACCAAGCTCAAGTCCACGTTCGGGTGGGACGACGCGACGGCCTACGCCCACATCGGGATCTCCGGGATGAACGGGCTCAGCGACCAGCAGGAGTTGACCAGCACGGCGATCTGGACCCAGATCCGCGACTGGGCCAACTCCCGTCACATCGCCCGGCTCGCCTTCTGGTCGGTCAACCGCGACCGGCCGTGCCCCGGCGGCGGGGTGACGAGCAACTGCTCCGGCATCAGCCAGAGCAACTGGCAGTTCACGTCGATCACGGCCGGCTTCACCGGCTGA
- a CDS encoding 4'-phosphopantetheinyl transferase superfamily protein: protein MIGELLPDSVVAVETYGRDEPDNAALYPEEAALVARAVPKRRREFAVVRACARRAMEKLGVPPQPVLPGERGAPRWPAGLTGSMTHCDGYCAAALVRVTDLASLGIDAEPHGPLPEGVLESVSLPQERVRLRALATARPAIHWDRLLFSAKESVYKAWFPLTGKWLDFAEADIDILLDPGQPSGGSLRAELLVPGPLVGGERRGVLEGRWTVRGGLVATSVTVPHA from the coding sequence GTGATCGGGGAACTGCTGCCGGACTCGGTGGTGGCCGTCGAGACGTACGGCCGCGACGAGCCGGACAACGCCGCGCTGTACCCCGAGGAAGCCGCGCTCGTCGCCCGCGCCGTCCCCAAGCGCCGCCGTGAGTTCGCCGTCGTGCGGGCCTGCGCCCGCCGGGCCATGGAGAAACTCGGTGTGCCGCCCCAGCCGGTCCTGCCCGGGGAACGCGGCGCCCCGCGCTGGCCGGCCGGACTCACCGGCAGCATGACCCACTGCGACGGCTACTGCGCCGCCGCCCTCGTCCGCGTCACCGACCTGGCCTCCCTCGGCATCGACGCCGAACCCCACGGACCGCTCCCGGAAGGCGTGCTGGAGAGCGTCTCCCTGCCGCAGGAGCGGGTCAGGCTGCGGGCACTGGCGACGGCCCGCCCCGCGATCCACTGGGACCGGCTGCTGTTCAGCGCCAAGGAGTCCGTCTACAAGGCGTGGTTCCCGCTCACCGGCAAGTGGCTGGACTTCGCCGAGGCCGACATAGACATCCTCCTCGACCCGGGACAGCCCTCCGGCGGCTCCCTGCGCGCCGAACTCCTCGTCCCCGGCCCGCTGGTGGGCGGCGAGCGGCGCGGTGTCCTCGAGGGCCGCTGGACGGTCCGGGGCGGCCTGGTCGCGACCTCGGTGACCGTGCCGCACGCCTGA
- a CDS encoding toxin-antitoxin system, toxin component: MRRLSGELVAELELDAPARPDDLYGALCEAMSRRRGRPVHFRTAPFPAGTASGLWLDMADQDLVVIEERTAPDHQLVILGHELWHMNAGHCSHHVEGAAVAARLLSDDADLQATVRKVAARSRFELDDEREAESFGLLLASKCRTWLEGSPLRGPVQRDRLAGRIEASLGYLGPQG, encoded by the coding sequence ATGCGCCGCCTCAGCGGCGAGTTGGTGGCGGAGCTGGAGCTCGACGCCCCGGCACGGCCCGACGACCTCTACGGCGCCCTGTGCGAGGCGATGAGCAGACGCCGGGGCCGCCCGGTCCACTTCCGTACGGCGCCTTTCCCGGCCGGCACGGCCAGCGGGCTCTGGCTCGACATGGCCGACCAGGACCTCGTCGTGATCGAGGAACGCACCGCCCCCGACCACCAGTTGGTCATCCTCGGCCACGAGCTGTGGCACATGAACGCCGGCCACTGCTCCCACCACGTCGAGGGCGCCGCGGTCGCCGCCCGGCTGCTCAGCGACGACGCCGACCTGCAGGCCACCGTGCGCAAGGTCGCCGCCCGCAGCCGCTTCGAGCTCGACGACGAGCGGGAGGCGGAGAGCTTCGGTCTGCTGCTGGCCAGCAAGTGCCGTACCTGGCTGGAGGGTTCACCGCTGCGGGGCCCGGTGCAGCGGGACCGCCTGGCGGGACGGATCGAGGCGTCACTGGGGTACCTGGGGCCGCAGGGCTGA